Proteins from one Maniola hyperantus chromosome 25, iAphHyp1.2, whole genome shotgun sequence genomic window:
- the LOC138404075 gene encoding meso-2,3-butanediol dehydrogenase-like produces MSFENKVVVITGAGSGIGEAIAVHFAKLSAKLSLLDINAENLEKAIKKCEKLSKTKAIKIVLDMTKDESVKQAVDKTIDELEKIDVVVNCAGIISVSGILDGKFINDFDNVMAINFRAYVIMSHYSAPALVKTKGCIINIASVCAKLVDKKIIPYTTSKAAVVQFTKNAALELAEKGVRVNSISPGYVKTNIATNSLSQEDLKLMNSKSAPLEHVLKVDEIADLAGYLASDKAQSITGADFVIDSGYSLLGLLLDD; encoded by the coding sequence ATGTCTTTCGAAAATAAAGTCGTGGTTATAACGGGCGCCGGCTCTGGCATCGGCGAAGCAATAGCAGTGCATTTCGCCAAATTATCTGCTAAATTATCTTTACTGGACATTAACGCTGAAAATCTAGAAAAAGCAATTAAAAAGTGTGAGAAATTGAGCAAAACTAAAGCGATCAAAATTGTCCTCGATATGACGAAAGATGAAAGCGTAAAACAAGCAGTCGATAAAACTATTGACGAACTTGAAAAAATTGACGTAGTGGTCAATTGTGCTGGAATTATTAGTGTATCCGGAATACTAGATGGTAAATTCATAAATGATTTCGATAATGTAATGGCTATTAATTTTAGAGCATATGTTATAATGTCACATTACTCTGCGCCAGCTTTGGTTAAAACTAAAGGATGTATAATAAACATAGCAAGTGTATGCGCTAAGTTGGTTGATAAGAAAATAATTCCGTACACTACTTCTAAAGCAGCTGTGGTGCAGTTTACTAAGAATGCTGCTTTAGAATTGGCTGAGAAAGGAGTAAGAGTCAATTCTATCTCCCCTGGATATGTTAAAACTAATATTGCGACTAACAGTTTGAGTCAAGAAGATCTTAAACTGATGAATAGCAAGTCAGCGCCGCTTGAGCATGTTCTGAAGGTGGACGAGATCGCAGATTTGGCTGGTTATCTGGCAAGTGATAAAGCGCAGAGTATAACTGGAGCCGACTTTGTTATCGATTCTGGATATAGTCTTTTGGGATTGTTGCTGGATGATTGA
- the LOC117993967 gene encoding cyclohexanol dehydrogenase-like, which yields MSFENKVVLITGAGSGIGEAIAVHFANLSAKLSLLDINAENLENAIGKCEKLSKTKAIKIVLDMTKDENVKQAVDKTIKELGKIDVVVNCAGIVGQCELLNDKFIEDFDKVIAINLRAYVIMSHYAAPALIKTKGCIINIASVCAKLVDKKCIPYTTSKAAVAHFTKNSALELAEKGVRVNSISPGFVETKIFINSKCEMDNFKLLKRKPAPLEHVLKVDEIADLAGYLASDKAQSITGADFVIDSGYTLLGSLLENI from the coding sequence ATGTCGTTCGAAAATAAAGTCGTACTTATAACGGGCGCCGGCTCTGGCATCGGCGAAGCAATAGCGGTTCATTTCGCCAACTTATCTGCTAAATTATCTTTACTGGACATCAACGCTGAAAATCTAGAAAATGCAATTGGAAAGTGTGAGAAATTGAGCAAAACTAAAGCGATCAAAATTGTCCTCGATATGACGAAAGATGAAAACGTAAAACAAGCTGTCGATAAAACTATTAAAGAACTTGGAAAAATCGACGTAGTGGTCAATTGTGCTGGAATTGTCGGTCAGTGTGAATTACTAAATGATAAATTCATAGAGGATTTCGATAAAGTTATAGCTATTAATTTAAGAGCATATGTTATAATGTCACATTACGCTGCGCCAGCATTGATTAAAACTAAAGGATGTATAATAAACATAGCGAGTGTATGCGCTAAGTTGGTTGATAAGAAATGTATTCCATACACTACTTCTAAAGCAGCTGTTGCACATTTTACCAAGAATTCTGCTCTGGAATTAGCTGAGAAAGGAGTAAGAGTTAACTCTATTTCCCCTGGATTTGTTGAGACGAAAATTTTTATCAACAGCAAGTGTGAAATGGATAATTTTAAACTGTTAAAAAGGAAGCCAGCGCCGCTTGAGCATGTTCTGAAGGTGGACGAGATCGCAGATTTGGCTGGTTATCTGGCAAGTGATAAAGCGCAGAGTATAACTGGAGCCGACTTTGTTATTGATTCTGGGTATACTCTTTTAGGATCGTTGTTAGAGAATATCTAA
- the LOC117993796 gene encoding uncharacterized protein → MSFINKVVIITGAGSGIGKANAIQFAKLSATLSLVDINADNLHKVAEECRNLSEVKVLEVVADLSKDVDVKQAVDNTIKEFGQIDVLVNCAGIFGDKGILDSDLLSVLDKVMSVNLRSTIAMIHYAAPALIESKGCVINTASVMARMVCKGAIPYNLSKAAVIYFTKHVAMDLADKGVRVNSISPGPVETNILLNSGKSQEENDGVFALYAKSVPLQHNIDANEIAEMAVYLASDKAKSITGSDFLIDSGLALSGLPSGKMLL, encoded by the coding sequence ATgagttttataaataaagttgTTATAATCACCGGAGCGGGGTCAGGGATAGGTAAAGCGAATGCTATACAATTCGCTAAACTGTCTGCTACACTTTCCTTAGTAGATATAAATGCAGATAACCTTCATAAAGTGGCAGAGGAATGTCGAAACTTAAGCGAAGTGAAAGTGTTAGAAGTGGTAGCAGATTTATCCAAAGATGTAGATGTAAAACAAGCAGTTGACAATACTATCAAGGAATTTGGACAGATTGACGTTCTCGTTAATTGTGCGGGAATTTTCGGAGATAAAGGAATTCTTGATTCAGATTTGTTGAGTGTTTTAGATAAAGTTATGAGTGTAAATCTTAGATCTACAATTGCCATGATACATTATGCTGCACCAGCGTTGATTGAAAGTAAAGGATGTGTTATTAATACAGCTAGTGTAATGGCTAGAATGGTTTGTAAAGGAGCAATACCATATAACCTATCAAAAGCTGCTGTCATCTATTTCACAAAGCACGTTGCTATGGACTTAGCAGATAAAGGAGTTAGAGTCAATTCTATTTCTCCAGGACCCGTTGAGACGAATATTCTATTAAATTCAGGAAAAAGTCAAGAGGAAAATGATGGAGTGTTCGCTTTATATGCCAAGTCTGTTCCACTGCAACATAATATAGATGCAAATGAGATTGCAGAGATGGCAGTTTATTTAGCAAGCGATAAGGCTAAGAGTATTACTGGTTCCGATTTCTTGATAGATTCTGGATTAGCACTATCCGGTTTACCGAGCGGCAAAATGCTCCTTTAA